From one Trifolium pratense cultivar HEN17-A07 linkage group LG1, ARS_RC_1.1, whole genome shotgun sequence genomic stretch:
- the LOC123905674 gene encoding bromodomain-containing protein DDB_G0278469-like isoform X4 — protein MKQTHYKLKQEMEEKRRQDKEATETKIQQEKEAIERKLQILLKAIVNQNTANLDVEALQALISAPTTDAPNDNEKINNDDIEEEMQDHGEEEEEEEEEEELDVYV, from the exons ATGAAGCAGACTCATTACAAG TTAAAACAAGAGATGGAGGAGAAACGTCGTCAGGATAAGGAAGCAACGGAAACAAAAATTCAGCAGGAAAAGGAAGCAATAGAAAGAAAACTTCAGATTCTTCTTAAAGCCATTGTGAACCAAAACACCGCAAACTTGGATGTGGAGGCTCTGCAAGCTTTGATATCAGCTCCTACAACTGATGCTCCTAATGATAATGAA AAGATAAATAATGATGATATCGAAGAAGAAATGCAAGATCAtggagaagaggaagaagaagaagaagaagaagaagagctagATGTTTATGTTTGA
- the LOC123905674 gene encoding bromodomain-containing protein DDB_G0278469-like isoform X1 → MHMRPHVSFSWRFNSDSLARLLFNENDHYCLCRISLFYFLYGLTFVKESVGNHEADSLQGVFTSHNTSNKLKQEMEEKRRQDKEATETKIQQEKEAIERKLQILLKAIVNQNTANLDVEALQALISAPTTDAPNDNEKINNDDIEEEMQDHGEEEEEEEEEEELDVYV, encoded by the exons ATGCATATGAGGCCTCATGTATCTTTTTCGTGGCGTTTCAATAGTGATAGCCTAGCTAGATTATTGTTTAATGAAAATGACCATTATTGTCTATGTAGAATTTCCttgttttatttcttatatGGTCTTACATTTGTGAAGGAATCAGTAGGTAACCATGAAGCAGACTCATTACAAGGTGTGTTTACTTCACATAACACTAGTAACAAG TTAAAACAAGAGATGGAGGAGAAACGTCGTCAGGATAAGGAAGCAACGGAAACAAAAATTCAGCAGGAAAAGGAAGCAATAGAAAGAAAACTTCAGATTCTTCTTAAAGCCATTGTGAACCAAAACACCGCAAACTTGGATGTGGAGGCTCTGCAAGCTTTGATATCAGCTCCTACAACTGATGCTCCTAATGATAATGAA AAGATAAATAATGATGATATCGAAGAAGAAATGCAAGATCAtggagaagaggaagaagaagaagaagaagaagaagagctagATGTTTATGTTTGA
- the LOC123893602 gene encoding uncharacterized protein LOC123893602: MLRNPSQTPPFNGYMPMVNENFSSGGTTNFPEFSTQLTIVNEDSTPVSKKNHQPSWNTEQNLVLISGWIKFGTSSVVGKNQKGETYWGQIADYCNEHCSFDPPRDGVACRNRFNYMNKILGKWIGAYDGAKRLQGSGWSENDVLAKAQEIYACGKNVRFTLMEEWNALRDQPRYSSQVGSGSSGSKRSHESDACGSNSVGSSARPIGRDAAKKKGKKKASTPTEVVDKEWDTYMKMREKEVEHLAMVVSNQQEKNRLKKMKMYLKLSSDENLDDRKKAMLDTLAQELFP; the protein is encoded by the coding sequence ATGCTGAGAAATCCATCTCAAACACCCCCGTTTAATGGTTATATGCCGATGGTTAATGAAAATTTTTCGAGTGGTGGTACAACTAACTTTCCCGAATTTTCAACACAATTAACTATTGTTAATGAAGATTCAACTCCTGTGAGCAAGAAAAACCATCAACCATCATGGAACACTGAACAAAATTTGGTGCTAATTAGTGGGTGGATCAAATTTGGAACAAGCAGTGTTGTCGGGAAAAACCAGAAAGGTGAAACATATTGGGGTCAAATTGCTGACTATTGTAATGAGCATTGCTCATTCGATCCTCCGCGTGATGGAGTTGCATGCCGAAACCGTTTTaattatatgaacaaaatacTGGGTAAATGGATTGGCGCTTATGATGGCGCTAAGCGTCTCCAAGGAAGTGGTTGGTCCGAGAATGATGTTTTGGCAAAAGCGCAGGAAATATATGCATGTGGGAAGAATGTTCGGTTCACTTTAATGGAAGAATGGAATGCTCTCCGTGATCAACCACGTTATAGTAGTCAAGTAGGATCTGGAAGTAGTGGATCTAAGAGATCTCACGAGAGTGATGCATGTGGCTCAAACTCTGTAGGATCTAGTGCTCGTCCTATAGGTAGGGATGCAGCCAAAAAGAAGGGGAAAAAGAAAGCTTCCACACCCACAGAGGTGGTGGACAAAGAATGGGATACTTACATGAAAATGAGGGAGAAAGAGGTGGAACATTTGGCAATGGTAGTTTCCAATCAACAAGAGAAAAACAGacttaagaaaatgaaaatgtatCTGAAGTTAAGTTCTGATGAGAATCTCGATGACCGGAAGAAAGCCATGTTGGACACATTGGCCCAAGAACTGTTTCCATAA
- the LOC123905674 gene encoding histone acetyltransferase KAT6B-like isoform X2 translates to MHMRPHVSFSWRFNSDSLARLLFNENDHYCLCRISLFYFLYGLTFVKESVGNHEADSLQGVFTSHNTSNKLKQEMEEKRRQDKEATETKIQQEKEAIERKLQILLKAIVNQNTANLDVEALQALISAPTTDAPNDNEINNDDIEEEMQDHGEEEEEEEEEEELDVYV, encoded by the exons ATGCATATGAGGCCTCATGTATCTTTTTCGTGGCGTTTCAATAGTGATAGCCTAGCTAGATTATTGTTTAATGAAAATGACCATTATTGTCTATGTAGAATTTCCttgttttatttcttatatGGTCTTACATTTGTGAAGGAATCAGTAGGTAACCATGAAGCAGACTCATTACAAGGTGTGTTTACTTCACATAACACTAGTAACAAG TTAAAACAAGAGATGGAGGAGAAACGTCGTCAGGATAAGGAAGCAACGGAAACAAAAATTCAGCAGGAAAAGGAAGCAATAGAAAGAAAACTTCAGATTCTTCTTAAAGCCATTGTGAACCAAAACACCGCAAACTTGGATGTGGAGGCTCTGCAAGCTTTGATATCAGCTCCTACAACTGATGCTCCTAATGATAATGAA ATAAATAATGATGATATCGAAGAAGAAATGCAAGATCAtggagaagaggaagaagaagaagaagaagaagaagagctagATGTTTATGTTTGA
- the LOC123905674 gene encoding bromodomain-containing protein DDB_G0278469-like isoform X3 codes for MVQHQQESVGNHEADSLQGVFTSHNTSNKLKQEMEEKRRQDKEATETKIQQEKEAIERKLQILLKAIVNQNTANLDVEALQALISAPTTDAPNDNEKINNDDIEEEMQDHGEEEEEEEEEEELDVYV; via the exons ATGGTTCAGCATCAGCAG GAATCAGTAGGTAACCATGAAGCAGACTCATTACAAGGTGTGTTTACTTCACATAACACTAGTAACAAG TTAAAACAAGAGATGGAGGAGAAACGTCGTCAGGATAAGGAAGCAACGGAAACAAAAATTCAGCAGGAAAAGGAAGCAATAGAAAGAAAACTTCAGATTCTTCTTAAAGCCATTGTGAACCAAAACACCGCAAACTTGGATGTGGAGGCTCTGCAAGCTTTGATATCAGCTCCTACAACTGATGCTCCTAATGATAATGAA AAGATAAATAATGATGATATCGAAGAAGAAATGCAAGATCAtggagaagaggaagaagaagaagaagaagaagaagagctagATGTTTATGTTTGA
- the LOC123893595 gene encoding putative nuclease HARBI1 — translation MDHKEGISPLAKCTTAMRMLAYGMAADAVDEYIKIGGTTALECLRRFCKGIIRLYEQEYLRAPTQDDLQKILHVSELRGFPGMIGSIDCMHWEWKNCPKAWEGQFTRGDKGTTTVILEAVASHDLWIWHAFFGCPGTLNDINVLDRSPVFDDVEQGKTPSVNFYVNQRPYDMTYYLADGIYPSYPTFVKSIRLPQSEPDKLFAKYQEGCRKDIERAFGVLQARFKIIREPARLWDIADLSIIMRSCIILHNMIVEDERDSYAQRWTDFEQSEESGSSAPRPYSTEVLPAFANHVRARSEFRDQKAHHELQADLVKHIWTKFGMFQD, via the coding sequence ATGGATCACAAAGAAGGTATATCACCTTTAGCAAAATGTACCACAGCAATGCGAATGTTAGCATACGGTATGGCAGCAGATGCGGTCGATGAGTACATCAAAATAGGAGGTACTACTGCATTAGAGTGCTTACGTAGATTTTGTAAAGGAATCATACGATTGTATGAGCAAGAGTATCTCAGAGCACCAACCCAAGATGACCTGCAAAAAATACTACATGTAAGTGAACTACGGGGGTTCCCAGGGATGATTGGGAGTATTGACTGCATGCACTGGGAGTGGAAAAATTGTCCTAAAGCATGGGAAGGTCAATTTACTAGGGGGGATAAGGGAACCACCACAGTTATTCTTGAAGCAGTTGCATCTCATGATCTATGGATCTGGCATGCCTTTTTTGGATGTCCGGGAACGTTGAACGACATAAACGTTCTAGACCGTTCACCTGTTTTTGATGACGTGGAACAGGGAAAGACTCCAAGTGTGAATTTCTATGTGAATCAACGTCCCTATGATATGACATACTATCTAGCCGATGGTATCTACCCTTCTTATCCAACTTTCGTCAAATCTATTAGACTTCCTCAAAGTGAACCCGATAAGTTATTTGCAAAATATCAGGAGGGATGTCGGAAGGACATCGAACGTGCATTTGGAGTGCTTCAAGCTCGATTTAAAATCATCCGTGAACCAGCTCGCTTGTGGGACATAGCCGATCTGAGTATCATCATGAGGTCTTGCATCATATTACATAATATGATTGTTGAGGATGAGCGAGATTCATATGCTCAACGTTGGACCGATTTTGAGCAGTCTGAGGAAAGTGGATCTAGTGCACCGCGACCATATTCAACCGAGGTATTACCCGCTTTTGCAAATCATGTGCGTGCTAGATCTGAGTTCCGTGATCAAAAAGCTCATCACGAATTGCAAGCAGATCTAGTGAAGCACATATGGACCAAATTTGGAATGTTTCAGGATTAA